The following are from one region of the Juglans regia cultivar Chandler chromosome 10, Walnut 2.0, whole genome shotgun sequence genome:
- the LOC108989038 gene encoding phosphatidylinositol/phosphatidylcholine transfer protein SFH9-like isoform X2 has product MPGEVASVREDGKGKSGCDSETASEDERRSVRGRSLKKKAMSASTKFSQSLKKRGKRVVADCRFASISIHDVRDPKEEVAVNAFRDALLAKDLLPPRHDDYHTLLRFLKARKFDMDKTFHMWAEMINWRKENGVDSLLQDFVYHEYEEVQCWYPHGYHGVDRGGRPVYIERLGKIEPSKLMNITTVDRFLKYHVQGFEKVFSQKFPACSIAARRHIDSTTTILDVHGLNWVNFGKVAHDLVTRMQKIDGDNYPETLHQMFIVNAGSGFKLLWNTAKGFLDPRTTAKIHVLGNKYQNKLLEAIDASQLPDFLGGSCSCQNEGGCLRSDKGPWSDSKIMKLVHAGEAMFSRGIKRSCDFNDSEVSLSASKVACSEISFATSGLDMPPSASGFRQLAPRCHEMNVLKRRLGDPASSCNLVEPVRVENTSSTSDPTNNSTHRKPLKKFIPYLTNLMFHVTLKMLACVYLVLPALQRVFAVRHPDEQLVTHSKPHFSDSRSQEQLNSLLIKEDPLWQRLQHLEKLVNELVDKPTKIPPEKEDMLQESLIRIKSIEYDLQKTKKALLATASKQVELADSLESLKVTSLTRGTSSCWPRNKSYTPGR; this is encoded by the exons ATGCCTg GAGAAGTGGCTTCCGTTCGAGAAGACGGGAAGGGCAAAAGTGGTTGTGATTCCGAGACTGCGTCGGAGGACGAGAGGCGAAGTGTTCGGGGTAGATCTCTGAAGAAAAAGGCAATGAGTGCTTCCACGAAGTTCTCACAATCCCTCAAGAAACGCGGGAAACGGGTGGTAGCCGATTGCCGATTCGCATCGATCTCGATCCACGATGTCCGGGACCCCAAGGAAGAAGTTGCTGTTAACGCATTCCGAGATGCATTGCTTGCGAAAGATCTGCTCCCGCCTCGCCACGATGATTACCACACTTTGCTGCG GTTTCTAAAGGCAAGAAAGTTTGATATGGATAAAACTTTCCATATGTGGGCTGAAATGATTAACTGGAGGAAAGAGAATGGAGTAGATTCTTTGTTACAG GATTTTGTATATCATGAATATGAAGAAGTTCAGTGTTGGTATCCACATGGTTACCATGGTGTAGACAGAGGGGGACGACCTGTTTATATTGAAAGGCTTGGCAAAATTGAACCTAGCAAGCTGATGAATATCACCACGGTGGACCGGTTTTTGAAATATCATGTTCAGGGGTTTGAGAAGGTCTTCAGTCAGAAGTTCCCTGCATGTTCTATTGCTGCCAGGAGACACATAGATTCCACAACAACAATACTTGATGTGCACGGTCTG AACTGGGTAAACTTTGGCAAGGTTGCCCATGATCTTGTTACGCGCATGCAGAAAATTGATGGGGATAACTATCCTGAG ACATTACATCAGATGTTCATTGTTAATGCTGGTAGTGGGTTCAAATTACTATGGAATACAGCAAAAGGTTTTCTAGACCCCAGGACTACAGCAAAGATACAT GTTTTAGGCAACAAATACCAAAATAAGTTGTTAGAGGCAATAGACGCAAG CCAGCTACCAGATTTTCTCGGTGGAAGTTGCTCATGCCAGAATGAAGGCGGGTGTCTTAGATCTGACAAGGGGCCTTGGAGTGATTCAAAAATAATGAAA CTGGTTCATGCTGGCGAAGCAATGTTTTCGAGAGGGATTAAAAGGTCCTGTGACTTTAACGATTCAGAGGTCAGCTTATCAGCCTCCAAG gTTGCATGTAGTGAAATATCTTTTGCTACCTCAGGATTGGACATGCCGCCAAGTGCTTCTGGCTTCAGGCAGTTGGCGCCACGTTGTCACGAAATGAATGTTCTGAAA CGAAGGTTGGGCGACCCGGCATCTAGCTGCAACTTAGTTGAACCAGTAAGGGTCGAAAATACCAGTTCAACAA GTGATCCAACCAACAACAGTACCCATAGAAAGCCGTTGAAGAAGTTCATTCCATATTTAACAAATTTAATGTTTCATGTCACATTGAAGATGTTAGCATGTGTATATCTAGTACTACCTGCGTTGCAAAGAGTTTTTGCAGTTCGGCATCCAGACGAACAGTTAGTAACACATAGCAAGCCCCATTTTTCTGATTCAAGATCTCAAGAGCAGCTCAATTCACTTTTAATCAAAGAGGATCCGCTCTGGCAAAGGCTGCAACATTTAGAAAAATTGGTAAACGAGCTGGTTGACAAACCTACAAAAATTCCTCCAGAGAAGGAGGATATGCTTCAGGAATCTTTAATTCGTATTAAATCAATTGAATATGACTTGCAGAAgacaaagaaa GCACTGCTTGCAACTGCATCAAAGCAAGTGGAGCTTGCTGACTCACTGGAAAGTTTAAAGGTGACCAGCTTAACGCGG GGGACAAGCTCTTGTTGGCCAAGAAATAAATCTTATACGCCAGGAAGATGA
- the LOC108989038 gene encoding phosphatidylinositol/phosphatidylcholine transfer protein SFH9-like isoform X3: MPEVASVREDGKGKSGCDSETASEDERRSVRGRSLKKKAMSASTKFSQSLKKRGKRVVADCRFASISIHDVRDPKEEVAVNAFRDALLAKDLLPPRHDDYHTLLRFLKARKFDMDKTFHMWAEMINWRKENGVDSLLQDFVYHEYEEVQCWYPHGYHGVDRGGRPVYIERLGKIEPSKLMNITTVDRFLKYHVQGFEKVFSQKFPACSIAARRHIDSTTTILDVHGLNWVNFGKVAHDLVTRMQKIDGDNYPETLHQMFIVNAGSGFKLLWNTAKGFLDPRTTAKIHVLGNKYQNKLLEAIDASQLPDFLGGSCSCQNEGGCLRSDKGPWSDSKIMKLVHAGEAMFSRGIKRSCDFNDSEVSLSASKVACSEISFATSGLDMPPSASGFRQLAPRCHEMNVLKRRLGDPASSCNLVEPVRVENTSSTSDPTNNSTHRKPLKKFIPYLTNLMFHVTLKMLACVYLVLPALQRVFAVRHPDEQLVTHSKPHFSDSRSQEQLNSLLIKEDPLWQRLQHLEKLVNELVDKPTKIPPEKEDMLQESLIRIKSIEYDLQKTKKALLATASKQVELADSLESLKVTSLTRQGTSSCWPRNKSYTPGR, encoded by the exons ATGCCTg AAGTGGCTTCCGTTCGAGAAGACGGGAAGGGCAAAAGTGGTTGTGATTCCGAGACTGCGTCGGAGGACGAGAGGCGAAGTGTTCGGGGTAGATCTCTGAAGAAAAAGGCAATGAGTGCTTCCACGAAGTTCTCACAATCCCTCAAGAAACGCGGGAAACGGGTGGTAGCCGATTGCCGATTCGCATCGATCTCGATCCACGATGTCCGGGACCCCAAGGAAGAAGTTGCTGTTAACGCATTCCGAGATGCATTGCTTGCGAAAGATCTGCTCCCGCCTCGCCACGATGATTACCACACTTTGCTGCG GTTTCTAAAGGCAAGAAAGTTTGATATGGATAAAACTTTCCATATGTGGGCTGAAATGATTAACTGGAGGAAAGAGAATGGAGTAGATTCTTTGTTACAG GATTTTGTATATCATGAATATGAAGAAGTTCAGTGTTGGTATCCACATGGTTACCATGGTGTAGACAGAGGGGGACGACCTGTTTATATTGAAAGGCTTGGCAAAATTGAACCTAGCAAGCTGATGAATATCACCACGGTGGACCGGTTTTTGAAATATCATGTTCAGGGGTTTGAGAAGGTCTTCAGTCAGAAGTTCCCTGCATGTTCTATTGCTGCCAGGAGACACATAGATTCCACAACAACAATACTTGATGTGCACGGTCTG AACTGGGTAAACTTTGGCAAGGTTGCCCATGATCTTGTTACGCGCATGCAGAAAATTGATGGGGATAACTATCCTGAG ACATTACATCAGATGTTCATTGTTAATGCTGGTAGTGGGTTCAAATTACTATGGAATACAGCAAAAGGTTTTCTAGACCCCAGGACTACAGCAAAGATACAT GTTTTAGGCAACAAATACCAAAATAAGTTGTTAGAGGCAATAGACGCAAG CCAGCTACCAGATTTTCTCGGTGGAAGTTGCTCATGCCAGAATGAAGGCGGGTGTCTTAGATCTGACAAGGGGCCTTGGAGTGATTCAAAAATAATGAAA CTGGTTCATGCTGGCGAAGCAATGTTTTCGAGAGGGATTAAAAGGTCCTGTGACTTTAACGATTCAGAGGTCAGCTTATCAGCCTCCAAG gTTGCATGTAGTGAAATATCTTTTGCTACCTCAGGATTGGACATGCCGCCAAGTGCTTCTGGCTTCAGGCAGTTGGCGCCACGTTGTCACGAAATGAATGTTCTGAAA CGAAGGTTGGGCGACCCGGCATCTAGCTGCAACTTAGTTGAACCAGTAAGGGTCGAAAATACCAGTTCAACAA GTGATCCAACCAACAACAGTACCCATAGAAAGCCGTTGAAGAAGTTCATTCCATATTTAACAAATTTAATGTTTCATGTCACATTGAAGATGTTAGCATGTGTATATCTAGTACTACCTGCGTTGCAAAGAGTTTTTGCAGTTCGGCATCCAGACGAACAGTTAGTAACACATAGCAAGCCCCATTTTTCTGATTCAAGATCTCAAGAGCAGCTCAATTCACTTTTAATCAAAGAGGATCCGCTCTGGCAAAGGCTGCAACATTTAGAAAAATTGGTAAACGAGCTGGTTGACAAACCTACAAAAATTCCTCCAGAGAAGGAGGATATGCTTCAGGAATCTTTAATTCGTATTAAATCAATTGAATATGACTTGCAGAAgacaaagaaa GCACTGCTTGCAACTGCATCAAAGCAAGTGGAGCTTGCTGACTCACTGGAAAGTTTAAAGGTGACCAGCTTAACGCGG CAGGGGACAAGCTCTTGTTGGCCAAGAAATAAATCTTATACGCCAGGAAGATGA
- the LOC108989038 gene encoding phosphatidylinositol/phosphatidylcholine transfer protein SFH9-like isoform X1 has translation MPGEVASVREDGKGKSGCDSETASEDERRSVRGRSLKKKAMSASTKFSQSLKKRGKRVVADCRFASISIHDVRDPKEEVAVNAFRDALLAKDLLPPRHDDYHTLLRFLKARKFDMDKTFHMWAEMINWRKENGVDSLLQDFVYHEYEEVQCWYPHGYHGVDRGGRPVYIERLGKIEPSKLMNITTVDRFLKYHVQGFEKVFSQKFPACSIAARRHIDSTTTILDVHGLNWVNFGKVAHDLVTRMQKIDGDNYPETLHQMFIVNAGSGFKLLWNTAKGFLDPRTTAKIHVLGNKYQNKLLEAIDASQLPDFLGGSCSCQNEGGCLRSDKGPWSDSKIMKLVHAGEAMFSRGIKRSCDFNDSEVSLSASKVACSEISFATSGLDMPPSASGFRQLAPRCHEMNVLKRRLGDPASSCNLVEPVRVENTSSTSDPTNNSTHRKPLKKFIPYLTNLMFHVTLKMLACVYLVLPALQRVFAVRHPDEQLVTHSKPHFSDSRSQEQLNSLLIKEDPLWQRLQHLEKLVNELVDKPTKIPPEKEDMLQESLIRIKSIEYDLQKTKKALLATASKQVELADSLESLKVTSLTRQGTSSCWPRNKSYTPGR, from the exons ATGCCTg GAGAAGTGGCTTCCGTTCGAGAAGACGGGAAGGGCAAAAGTGGTTGTGATTCCGAGACTGCGTCGGAGGACGAGAGGCGAAGTGTTCGGGGTAGATCTCTGAAGAAAAAGGCAATGAGTGCTTCCACGAAGTTCTCACAATCCCTCAAGAAACGCGGGAAACGGGTGGTAGCCGATTGCCGATTCGCATCGATCTCGATCCACGATGTCCGGGACCCCAAGGAAGAAGTTGCTGTTAACGCATTCCGAGATGCATTGCTTGCGAAAGATCTGCTCCCGCCTCGCCACGATGATTACCACACTTTGCTGCG GTTTCTAAAGGCAAGAAAGTTTGATATGGATAAAACTTTCCATATGTGGGCTGAAATGATTAACTGGAGGAAAGAGAATGGAGTAGATTCTTTGTTACAG GATTTTGTATATCATGAATATGAAGAAGTTCAGTGTTGGTATCCACATGGTTACCATGGTGTAGACAGAGGGGGACGACCTGTTTATATTGAAAGGCTTGGCAAAATTGAACCTAGCAAGCTGATGAATATCACCACGGTGGACCGGTTTTTGAAATATCATGTTCAGGGGTTTGAGAAGGTCTTCAGTCAGAAGTTCCCTGCATGTTCTATTGCTGCCAGGAGACACATAGATTCCACAACAACAATACTTGATGTGCACGGTCTG AACTGGGTAAACTTTGGCAAGGTTGCCCATGATCTTGTTACGCGCATGCAGAAAATTGATGGGGATAACTATCCTGAG ACATTACATCAGATGTTCATTGTTAATGCTGGTAGTGGGTTCAAATTACTATGGAATACAGCAAAAGGTTTTCTAGACCCCAGGACTACAGCAAAGATACAT GTTTTAGGCAACAAATACCAAAATAAGTTGTTAGAGGCAATAGACGCAAG CCAGCTACCAGATTTTCTCGGTGGAAGTTGCTCATGCCAGAATGAAGGCGGGTGTCTTAGATCTGACAAGGGGCCTTGGAGTGATTCAAAAATAATGAAA CTGGTTCATGCTGGCGAAGCAATGTTTTCGAGAGGGATTAAAAGGTCCTGTGACTTTAACGATTCAGAGGTCAGCTTATCAGCCTCCAAG gTTGCATGTAGTGAAATATCTTTTGCTACCTCAGGATTGGACATGCCGCCAAGTGCTTCTGGCTTCAGGCAGTTGGCGCCACGTTGTCACGAAATGAATGTTCTGAAA CGAAGGTTGGGCGACCCGGCATCTAGCTGCAACTTAGTTGAACCAGTAAGGGTCGAAAATACCAGTTCAACAA GTGATCCAACCAACAACAGTACCCATAGAAAGCCGTTGAAGAAGTTCATTCCATATTTAACAAATTTAATGTTTCATGTCACATTGAAGATGTTAGCATGTGTATATCTAGTACTACCTGCGTTGCAAAGAGTTTTTGCAGTTCGGCATCCAGACGAACAGTTAGTAACACATAGCAAGCCCCATTTTTCTGATTCAAGATCTCAAGAGCAGCTCAATTCACTTTTAATCAAAGAGGATCCGCTCTGGCAAAGGCTGCAACATTTAGAAAAATTGGTAAACGAGCTGGTTGACAAACCTACAAAAATTCCTCCAGAGAAGGAGGATATGCTTCAGGAATCTTTAATTCGTATTAAATCAATTGAATATGACTTGCAGAAgacaaagaaa GCACTGCTTGCAACTGCATCAAAGCAAGTGGAGCTTGCTGACTCACTGGAAAGTTTAAAGGTGACCAGCTTAACGCGG CAGGGGACAAGCTCTTGTTGGCCAAGAAATAAATCTTATACGCCAGGAAGATGA